Below is a genomic region from Acinetobacter tibetensis.
TCATACAAGCAGCCATGGAGGGGGCGAGTTTGCGCTTACGTCCAATTTTGATGACTTCTTTGGCTTTTGGTGCTGGCGTCATTCCTTTGGTGTTTGCTTTTGGTGCAGGGGCGGCAAGTCGACAGGAAATAGGCATTAGTGTACTGGGCGGTGTGATTTTCGGGACAGTCTTGGTATTGATTTTTATTCCCTTTATGTACGTGTTGATTCGTTCTATTTTTGGTGTGAAACATCAGCAATTATAGTGCTTCGAACTGTTAATGGTTTTCTATGTTTTGTAAATCCACCAGCAGGATGAGCCTGAAGAGATTTCTAAAATTTCATGTTGAAAGCTATTCATCTATGGTGCCATGTAATGGCAAAAATTCTTATAAACTGCTGATTTAAGGTTAGCTGCTATTCTGCTAGATGAATGGAAAGTAGTTGTTCAATTTTCTGCAAATTTGCATAACCCTTTGTTACGGCATTCGCATGAGAAATGCTTTAAGCTGTAGTGAAATCAACATCATACTGACATGAACATGCCTGAACAGCAGCGAGCTACAAAAAAAACACCGCAAGAAGTCATTCGTTTAGAGCGTGATTTAGCGAAATATGCCAATCTTATGGATTCACTGATTCGAATTCCTTTTACCAAGCAAGGTGTGGGGGCAGATGCCGCTTTAGGCACCATTCCTGTGGCAGGAGATGTCGCAGGTTTTGCATTAACCTGTTATGCGGTGTATAAGGCCAAGCAAATTGGCGTACCACAACATAAATTAAATGTAGTGTATAAACTGGCGGCAATAGACTTAGTGGTCGGATTTATTCCAATAGCAGGAACCTTATTTGATATTTTTATTCGTCCAAGCCGTAAAGCACTCGATGTCGTACATGAGCATATTCGGGAAGAATATCAGATCCGCGATACGATGCATGTCGAACATCCGTATTTACATGAAAAGTTAGAACAGAAGCAGCAGCATTCAGCCTTTTGGCGCCAGCCAGTCATTGCATGGTTATGGCTACATATTCCAGATTTGATTGGTTTGGTGGTGATTTTTTTGCTGCTTGTTGCCTCTTGGTATGGCTTTACTGCCGTATGGTCTTGGTATCAAAACTGGTCTTAAACCTATTGATCTAATAAAAAAGCCTCCATATCGGAGGCTTTTTTGAATCTTTAAACTTATGCGCAGTCTAATTGTTGTAAGGCTGCTACACGTTGTTCAATCGATGGGTGAGTTTGGAATAAGGCAGCTAAGCTGAACCCTTGTTCTTTACCTTCCGTAATTGAGAAAGCTTTCATTTCTTTTGGCATTTGGTCAGGAAGTTCTGATTCTGCTTGTAAACGTAATAAGGCAGAAATCATGGCTTGTTTGCCTGCAAGACGTGCACCCGCTTCATCCGCACGGAATTCACGATAGCGTGAAAACCACATCACGATGGCAGACGCCAAAATACCAAATACGATGTCTAAGACAATAGTAATAGCGAAGTAAGCCAATCCTGGAGCTTCTCCGTCTTCACGACCGAATACATTGCGGTCAATGAAATCACCCACAACACGTGCAAAGAACATGACAAAGGCGTTAACGACACCTTGGATCAATGCCAGTGTCACCATATCACCATTGGCAACGTGACCAATTTCATGGGCAAGTACAGCACGCAATTCATCTTTATTCATACGCTCAAGTAAGCCCGTAGAAACGGCTACGAGCGCATCATTTTTATTCCAACCTGTTGCAAATGCATTTGATTGGTAAGATGGGAAAATACCCACTTCTGGCATGTTAATACCAGCACGCTGAGACAATTCCGCAACTGTTTGTAGCAACCAAACCTCTGCTTGGCTACGTGGAGCATTAGGGTCAATAAGTTCAGTGCCAGTTGTTTTTTTCGCCATCCATTTCGACATGAACAGAGACACTAAAGAGCCAACCATACCAAACACGAAACAGACGACTAAAAGGTTGCCTAGATTCAAGCCACCCGCGCCATGATAACTACCGACACCGAAGAGTGACAAAATAATGCCAGCTACAACCAGTACCGCGAGGTTGGTTAGCAAGAACAAACCAATCCGCATCATTGAGAAAATCCTCTTAATATAGAAATATAATCTGATTTATAACTGATAAATCATAAGGATCAATATGCGGTGAATATTGCAAAAATTCAAGAAAAAAACGTGACTGTCGCTAAAAATAACATTTTTCTATTAATAGATTCGTGCAGATGCCGAAGCATGTTCTGTCGAATATGAGCCTGCTCTTGGAGTATCTGTATAACTACCATCCGCTGCGATGATGATCTCACGCTGCCCACTTCTGGACGATGGGTTTGGGATGGACTCTGCCTGTGCAGATTGAGCATTGTTTTGCTTCGCACTGTAATTTACAGATTGGGCAACGATTTTCCCTGAGTTGCTACCATTGCTGATCAGACCACCTGAATACAGATTGCTATAACGACTGCTCACACGGCGTACATAGTCTTGGGTTTCTTTAAATGGGGGGATGCCACCGTACTTTTGCACATTGCCTTCGCCAGCATTATAGCCTGCAAGGGCAAGGCTGGTATTGCCATTAAAGCGTTTCATCAACCACGCAAGGTATTTCGCACCGGCGTTAATGTTTTGTTGCGGGTCGTATGCATTCGAGACATTGAAGCGACGTGCGGTTGCAGGCATCAGTTGCATTAATCCTTGTGCACCCACTGGAGAACGTGCATTGACGTTAAAGCCAGATTCAGTATGCATCACGGCTTTAATTAAACCTTCCGAAATCCCATGGGTTTGGGCAGCTTGGCGAATCATGGCATCAAATGCGTTGCGATTGCGGCTGTAACTGGGCAAAACCGAAGATTCTGAATTACCCCAGTTACTATAACTATGAATATTACTGTCAGGATAATATGTGGCTTTGACTTTAGTTAAAGATTTATCTGAACTTTTACGATTAGTAAGCAGCGTGCCACCGTTACTATCTTTATAGATATAAATTTGCCCAGCGTAAGTCATAGCACTTCCTAGACTAATAGATGCTGTGCTTAATAAATATAATGCTAATGTTCTTACTTTATTGTTCATTTTAATAATTAATAAAATCTTGCCCAAATAAGTCTTAACAAGTTTAGCAAAAAAATACGGCTTAAAAAGCCTTGCCGAATTTTATTTTTCATGACTTCGTAAAAATCAAGCTTAATTGCAGAGTTAATAATCAAAAAAAAATTAATTTATTTTTAATCAGGATTGCTTGACTATGATAAGTCATTGATATTTATTTAAAATAAAATTGATCAAAAAATGATCGATTTAAATAGAAGCCTTAGACTATGGGAAGGATCACCTGTCAAGTGTTTTGAAATCCACAAAGTTATCCACAGCTTTTGTGGACAACTGTGGAAAAGTCCAAAAGATAAGCATTTGGGCGAAAAAATGAACTGCAACGTTCAAATTTACCCTCTAAGCAATACGAAAAAATGACAAGTAGATTCGGTCATGAGAATTTACATTCTTTAGATGCGATTGCTTGGCGAATCATATAAAATTGCGCGGTATTTTCATTTATGGGTTAATCGTGTCTATGTACTCGCCAGTTGAGTCCGAACAAGGGTTTAATTTCAAGCCAGAACTCCCAACCAGCTCTGCCTACTATCGTTTGTTAAAAAAGCTTCGCCGCCAAGTGGGGCATGCTATTCGTGATTTTAAAATGATCGAAGACGGCGATAAGGTCATGGTCTGTATTTCTGGCGGTAAAGACAGTTATACCTTGCTGGACATCTTATTGCAGTTTAAACGTATTGCACCGATTAACTTTGACGTGGTTGCGGTAAACCTTGACCAAAAGCAACCGGGTTTCCCTGAAGATGTATTACCGCGTTATTTAGAAGAAAATAACATTCCCTACTATATTTTGGAAAAAGACACTTACAGCATTACGAAGCGTTTAACTCCAGAAGGGAAAACCTATTGTGCGGTGTGTTCGCGTTTACGTCGTGGTTCGTTATATGGCTTTGCACAAGAGATTGGTGCAACCAAAGTGGCACTCGGACATCACCGTGATGATATTTTAGCGACCTTCTTCCTGAACTTGTTCCATGGCGGTAGCTTAAAAGCCATGCCACCAAAATTGTTGTCTACAGATAAAAAGAACATTTTGATTCGTCCACTGGCCTATGTGGAAGAGAAAGATATTATTAAATATGCAGAAATGCGTCAGTTCCCAATTATCCCATGTAACTTATGTGGTTCGCAGGAGAACCTGCAACGTGCTATGTTAAATGACATGTTGCGTACATGGGACAAAGAGCATCCGAAGCGTTTACACAGCATTTTTGGTGCGTTACAGAACGTTTCACCATCCCAATTGGCCGATCGTGAACTGTTTGATTTTGAAGTGCTCGATTCACAACGTGAGTTCGACTTTAAAGGCGAAAGTTGTTCGACTGAAGCTGAACCTGAGAACAAACGTATTAATATGGTGAATCTTGGCTTTGCTGTTGAATAATTTTGTCATTTAAGCCAATACAAAACACCAATCAATGATTGGTGTTTTTTTATGTAGATGATTTTGATCATCTTTGTATAAGAAATATAAAATATGAACGGTACGTACAAAAAACTTTAGGCACAGGTAAGATATACATGCTATAACAATCTCCACGTGTATTTAGCTTCACAATGATGTCGACTGGATAGGCGACACAAAATGAACAAATAAATTTGAGGAAACATCATGCCTGCCTTTTTAACTGATGATTGGTTTTCAACTGTAGAAACTTTGACTGCACAAGCAGGGGACTTAAATTTGCCACCTGCTTTGGCAAATTTAGCCATTAACTTGGTTGTGACAGATACGAGCGGTAATACCGAATTGGCATTAGATGGTGGCAAAATCTTAAAAGGTTTGTCTTCAAATGCCAAAACAACGCTCAATATGGATGCTGATACACTTCGTAAAGTATTCTTAGAGTTTGATATGGCTGCTGCGATGCAAGCATTCATGACAGGTAAAATCAAAGTTCAAGGTGATATGTCACAATTGATGGCGTTGCAAACCGCAAAACCAAGCCAAGAACAAAAGGATTTATTTAAGAAAGTACTTGAGCTTACAGCTTAAGTTTTTCGCAAAAAAAAGCTTACCAACAGGTAAGCTTTTTTTCTGCCTTCAATTCATGACTATTTATATATTCACCAATTGAGGCGTATTTTTGATGTATTCCAAGTAAGAACGAATACGCGTGACATATTGTACTGCTTGGCGATAGCGACCATTTTGTGCTTTATGACTATCTAAATAACTATATAGGTTTACCCAGTTATCTGGATCTTTGCCTTGAGCACTGATACGCTTCTGAATCTGATCTACGGCTCCTGGTCCCATGTTATAGGCAACCAATGCATACCAGTTACGATCTGGATAAGGAACTTCCTCAAACTTGCTCAGCATCAGGTCGTAGTACTTTGCACCCCCCTGAATACTTTGCGCAGGATCGGTACGATTACTCACACCCATCGCTTTGGCTGTGCTGTTGGTCAGCATCATAATGCCGCGCACACCTGTGGGCGAAATTGAATCGGGTTTTAAGTACGATTCTTGATAGCCAATAGCCGCTAAGAAATGCCAATCGAGGTCGTATTTCTCAGCAGTGCGCTGGAAACTGGCTTTATAAATCGGCATACGTTTGGTGAGATCACGTTCAATAGAATCCCATGACTCGGCCTGTACAACATTGCGATTATAAAAAGAAGCCAATTGGCTAATTGAACCCGTTTGCTTACTTTGACAAACAAAGCCACTGGCTGTTTGAGTCAAGGGGTCATCAGCATGTTTAAATACCCAATTCAATTGAGTATTTAAGCCATTTTTCTGTAGGCTATATAAGTCACCACAGGTGGCTGAAAACGAAGTTAGTTTTTTACTTTCAATTTTTTGAATGCTTGAGGTGGTAATGGCAAAGTTTGCTTTACCTTGATCAACCAATTTTAATGCCGTGGCATCATCAGGAACGGTGGTAAACACCAGTTCAACATTCATACTGTCAGCATAATTACGTGCAAGGTCATAACCAAAGCCATGTAAATACTGCCCATCTTTAAAAACAGTCGATGGATTTTCTACACCAACCACTGTGAGTTTGTTGTTATTAACAACAGCGTCATATTGGTAAGCCTTGCTCGCGTTAATCGTATGAAAAGGAATTAAGGCGGCGGTGAGTGCTAAGGCTTTTAAAGGGAGAGAGAAAGTTAATGAGTTAAGGCTAAGCCTCGACCCAGAAGATGAACTACTGTGCATGTTGTCTCCGCTACAAGTAATTTATGCCCTAAAAATCCAAAGCAAACGAGGCCTTAAACTTTTATAAGTTTGATAAATTCAATAAGGGGTGGGCAGGCATGACGTCATTCAGAATGACATGGGATAAAAGGAAATTATGCAGTAAAAAACCACACAGGTTAAAAAGTACACTAAACAGAAGATGAAGGCATAATAAAGTCGGAAATTTGGATTGTCAAATTTAGTATAAAAAATAGTGAGAAAATACAATGTAAATATATGATTTAATTAATAAATTATTTTTACACCCTTTTATTGTAGTGAAATTGGGCATAAAATAGCTTAAAAATGTATCTGTTTCGTACTTTGAAAAGACAATTTGCAATATGAAATCTAACTTAATTACACGTTCTGGACACGATAAATTGGTGGCCGAATTGCAGCATTTATGGCGTGAAGAACGCCCAGAAATTACCAAAAAAGTGAATTGGGCGGCTAGCCTTGGTGATCGAAGTGAAAATGCGGATTACCAGTACAATAAACAAATTTTAAGAAAGATTGACCGTCGGGTACGTTACCTTGGAAAGCGTTTAGAAGAGTTAAGAATTGTTGATTTTGCTCCAGAGCAAGAGGGCAAAGTTTTTTTTGGAGCATGGGTCGAAATTGAGAACGAACAAGGCGAGCAAAAACAACTGCGCATTGTTGGTGTAGATGAAATTTATGATCATCATCCACAGCATATTTCCATAGATTCACCGATGGCACGGGCATTACTGTCGAAACAAGTAGATGATGAAATTGAAGTAATCACACCATCTGGGAAAAAGACTTGGTATATCAATGCAATCCGCTATGAAAAGCCAGAAATTACCCTTTAATTTAGTTTTTGATTTTATTTTGTGCAATTGAATAGAAAAATATGCAAAAGTATTTGCCAACTTAGAAAAATATTTATATGATAGCCGCCATTGGAAGCGTGGCAGAGCGGTTTAATGCACCGGTCTTGAAAACCGACGAGGGTGTGAGTCCTCCGTGAGTTCGAATCTCACCGCTTCCGCCAAATATTTAAATAAGTCCTTGTTTTTACAAGGGCTTATTTTTTTATCTATAGTTTTATCCCTCAACTTACCCATCATTAAATTTTGGATAGAAAGGCTTTAATTAGGATTGGTTCCAACTATTTTGGAAAAGCCTCAAAATTATTTAAAGAAGCAGAAGAAACATCTGAACTAAACTTTAAATGAAAAAAGCCCAATGTTAGATCATAGGGCTTTATGTTTGCGAGCTTAAAACAATCAATAAATGATGCAATTAAATTTTGCAGGGATTGTTCTAGATTCGTAATAGATATCAAAGGATAGAGTAAATTATTAAAAATAACTTTCCATTGCTCTGGGTGAGTTATTCCATAGTGATTCTTACCCAGAACAAGTTGCTGTAAATTTCCATTCGCTAGATCGAGTCTTAAGGTCTGTTGTTCATTGCCATCAAAACAATGTGCCAACTTACGTCGATCCTGAGATAAAATTAAGCTGTGCTCTGTATCGTGGTCAACCAGTACATTTAAATCATACTCTCCAGATAATATTCGTTGGATTCGCCATTGGATATAGAACAATTGGTTTTGATTTAACATTGGAAGTTGGCTGGAGAAGGCTGTTTTAAGCTTCACAATTTCCTTTTCAAGTCGGCTAAGCTCAAGTTGAGTAAAATTAAATTACCAACCAGTCTCGTGATTTTGCCCTTAGTGTGCTTGCTTGGTAAGTAACTGTCTGACTAGTCTGCTATTTTCAGTACGTTGTCCCACATGAGTGTAGTTCGAACAGCGCCGTCACGTTCAGCTTCAGCAGATAAGCGATACCCACAGGTTTCATTCCATAGCATGTTTAAACAGGTTTGGATCTGCTGTTTTGATAGGTGTTGGTTAATGCTTAACACATCAAACCATAGATTTTGATTTATTATGCTCTGAATTTTAGTCAAAGCATGACCTAGCATCGTAAAAACATGCAGGCAGTTCAATTATTAAAAAAAGATGAATACCATTTAAAGCCGCGTAATAAAATAGAGACTTTATTCAGCCTGTTAAAAGGGCAATATCATTTGGTAACGAGTAAAGCTAGAAGCATTGAAGGCTATTGAGCTGGACTTTATGCCTCTTTATGTGCTTACCAATTATGCATCACAATAAGCCAACGATTCGTATTATGGAAATATTGGTTTAAGCAGAATTCGGGTTAATTAAAGTTAGATTATTTTATGTATTACTGTTAATTTTTTAAATTATTATTTAAAAGCCTCTTAAATACCGAAAATTGATACGTCATAGTAATCTCTGTGCTTAAAATTTTACTGCATAAATATTAGTTGATAAGTTTATGCAATAAATTTATTTTAAGTGGATATAGAAGAAGTGTTCGGTAAAAATTTTTTTAGGTGATCTAAAAATAGTTTTAATGTCCTTGGTGGTCTTTTCTTAGATGAAGTGATTGCATAAAAGTGAAGAGGAGGCGAATGATAATCTTCTAAACAACGAGAAATATTATCTAATATTTCTTCTTTTTCTACTAAAAAACTAGGTAGATAAATAATGCCTTGATTTCTTTTACATAATTCTAGAAGAAAGCTACCACTATTACATATTAACTGTGGTGTACAATAAAATGATTCCTCTTTTTTATTCTTTGTAAGAATAATTTTATTGTTTAATTTGGTTTGTGAATATAATAAAAGATTGTGTTGCTTTAACTCTTCTAATGTTTTTGGTTTGCCATGATTTTTAAAATAATTCTTAGTTGCATAAAAGTATTTGTGATGGATGCTAAATAAATGGACATGAGGTTCATTCGTATTTTTTTGACTTATTCTTAGGGAAATATCATAGTTTTCTTCATTAATATCTATAACTTTATCCGAAAGAAATAAATCAATTTTAATAAGAGGATAAAGGGTCATAAAGTTTGAAATAATTTCTGAAAGATAAGTTTGTTGAAATGAAAGAGGGGCATTGATTCTTAATACGCCTCCTGGAAACTCCTGATCATAAGTAAAATCACTAGTAGCCCATTCAAATTCACTCATGATTACTTTAGAGTGCTGGTAAAATTTTTCTCCTGAATGGGTCAAACTCATGTTTCGAGTGTTCCGAATAAATAAAACACTATCAAAAAGAGTTTCTAAATAACAAATTCTTTTTGCAACTTGATCTCTAGTGATACCTAAATTACGTGAAGCACTGCTGAAATTTCCATGTTCAACGACACTAATAAAAGTATTTATACAGTCTAATTTATCCATTCAATTTTAGAGAGATCGTTTTAATTATTGTTAAAGTACCTGAATACAATATTTGTATCAATAATTGTATCTTAGAGGGATACAGTCTGTATCTAATTTTATGAGTAGTGTCTTACATCTAATTATGATTTTATAAGGATTCGTATATAAATATGTAGTGATACAAAACATGAATAAGTCACTTTTAGAACAGCTTTCTCCAACCAATTGTCAAATTATTTTTATTGATCAGCAACCTCAAATGGCATTTGGTGTACAGTCAATTGACCGTCAAACTTTAAAAAATAATGTTGTTGGTTTAGCAAAAGCTGCAAAAGTTTTTGATATTCCAACAACGATTACAACAGTAGAGACAGAGAGTTTTTCTGGACATACATACCCTGAATTACTTGATGTTTTCCCAAATGCTCCACTTTTAGAGCGTACATCAATGAACTCTTGGGATGATCAGAAAGTACGTGATGCACTAGCAAAAAATGGTCGTAAAAAAGTAATTGTTTCTGGTCTTTGGACTGAAGTTTGTAATATCACTTTCTCTTTTGGCGCAATGCTAGAAGGCGATTATGAAATTTATATGGTAGCTGATGCCTCAGGTGGTACGTCAAAAGAAGCACATGATTATGCTATGCAACGGATGATTCAGGCTGGTGTTATTCCTGTGACTTGGCAACAGGTTTTACTTGAATGGCAACGTGATTGGGCCAAACGTGAGACTTACGACGCAGTGATGGATATCGTGCGAGAACACTCTGGTGCATATGGCATGGGGGTAGATTATGCGTATACCATGGTGCATAAAGCTACAGAAAGAACAAAAAATCAACATGAAGTATTAGCGCCAGTCCCAGCTAAATAAAATTTTTAAAAATGAGGTATGCAATATGCGCGTTTTAAAAAAATAAATTCAGCTACAAATGGAGAAGATCATGACCGATGTACAGCTGATTCTCAAGAATGGAAAAATAACAACACTTGATCCTCAAAAGCCAGAAGTAGAAGCCATAGCCATGGCCGATGGGAAAATTGTGGCGATAGGCGATGAACACAGCATTATGAAGTTGGCAAAAGATTCAACAAAAATTGTGAGTTTGAATGGTCGTCGTGTGATTCCTGGTTTAAATGACAGTCATTTGCATATTATTCGTGGCGGTTTAAATTACAATATGGAACTGCGCTGGGAAGGTGTTCCATCAATTACTGATGCATTAAATCTCTTAAAACAACAAGCCGATAATACACCAGCACCGCAATGGGTACGAGTGGTTGGTGGCTGGACAGAATTTCAATTTGTTGAAAAGCGTTTACCAACTTTAGCTGAAATTAACAAAGCAGCACCTGACACACCTGTATTTATTTTGCATTTATATGCCAGTGCAATGCTGAATCGCGCTGCCCTAGCTGTGCTTGGTTTTAATAAAGATACGCCAGATCCACCAGGTGGAAGAATTGAACGAGATGAAAAAGGTGAACCAACAGGATTGCTTCTTGCAACGCCATCTGCCGCTATTCTGTATTCAACCTTGGGGAAAGCACCAAAATTACCTGTAGAAGATCAAGTTAATTCAACACGCCATTTTATGCGTGAGCTAAACCGTTTAGGTTTAACTTCAGCAATTGATGCTGGGGGAGGAGGTCAAAACTATCCTGAAGATTACGATGTTATTCGCGAACTTCATGAAAAAGATCAAATGACAGTTCGTATTGCGTATAACTTATTTGCGCAAAATGCAGGAGCAGAACTTGAAGATTATAAAAAATGGACTGAAATGACCTTTCCTGGTGATGGTGATTCATTGCTGATGATGAATGGTGCAGGTGAAAACCTGACTTGGTCAGCAGGCGACTTTGAAGATTTCTATGAACCACGTCCTGATTTGCCTGAAAAAATGGAAGGTGAACTAGAAGCTATTGTCGAGCATTTATCTGATAAGAAATGGCCGTTCCGAATCCATGCGACTTATGATGAAAGCATTGCCCGTTTATTAGATGTCTTTGAGCGTGTAAATGGGAAAAAGCCATTCGAGACCCGCTTTATTATTGACCATGCTGAAACAGTATCTGAAAAAAATATAGAGCGAATTGGTGCATTAGGGGGAGGGATCGCGATTCAGCATCGCATGGCATATCAAGGTGAAATTTTTGTACAGCGTTATGGTGCAGAAGCTGCAAAAGATACACCACCTGTGAAAAAAATGCTTGAGCTAGGCGTTCCAGTTGGTGCGGGTACAGATGCAACACGTGTGGCATCTTACAATCCGTGGGTGTGTTTAGCTTGGCTAACAACAGGAAAAACAGTGGGTGGTTTGCCGCTTTATGATGAGAAAGATTTGCTTGATCGTCAGACTGCGTTAAAACTTTGGACGAAAGGTTCTGC
It encodes:
- a CDS encoding DUF4112 domain-containing protein; translated protein: MPEQQRATKKTPQEVIRLERDLAKYANLMDSLIRIPFTKQGVGADAALGTIPVAGDVAGFALTCYAVYKAKQIGVPQHKLNVVYKLAAIDLVVGFIPIAGTLFDIFIRPSRKALDVVHEHIREEYQIRDTMHVEHPYLHEKLEQKQQHSAFWRQPVIAWLWLHIPDLIGLVVIFLLLVASWYGFTAVWSWYQNWS
- the htpX gene encoding protease HtpX, with the protein product MMRIGLFLLTNLAVLVVAGIILSLFGVGSYHGAGGLNLGNLLVVCFVFGMVGSLVSLFMSKWMAKKTTGTELIDPNAPRSQAEVWLLQTVAELSQRAGINMPEVGIFPSYQSNAFATGWNKNDALVAVSTGLLERMNKDELRAVLAHEIGHVANGDMVTLALIQGVVNAFVMFFARVVGDFIDRNVFGREDGEAPGLAYFAITIVLDIVFGILASAIVMWFSRYREFRADEAGARLAGKQAMISALLRLQAESELPDQMPKEMKAFSITEGKEQGFSLAALFQTHPSIEQRVAALQQLDCA
- a CDS encoding lytic transglycosylase domain-containing protein gives rise to the protein MTYAGQIYIYKDSNGGTLLTNRKSSDKSLTKVKATYYPDSNIHSYSNWGNSESSVLPSYSRNRNAFDAMIRQAAQTHGISEGLIKAVMHTESGFNVNARSPVGAQGLMQLMPATARRFNVSNAYDPQQNINAGAKYLAWLMKRFNGNTSLALAGYNAGEGNVQKYGGIPPFKETQDYVRRVSSRYSNLYSGGLISNGSNSGKIVAQSVNYSAKQNNAQSAQAESIPNPSSRSGQREIIIAADGSYTDTPRAGSYSTEHASASARIY
- the ttcA gene encoding tRNA 2-thiocytidine(32) synthetase TtcA, with translation MYSPVESEQGFNFKPELPTSSAYYRLLKKLRRQVGHAIRDFKMIEDGDKVMVCISGGKDSYTLLDILLQFKRIAPINFDVVAVNLDQKQPGFPEDVLPRYLEENNIPYYILEKDTYSITKRLTPEGKTYCAVCSRLRRGSLYGFAQEIGATKVALGHHRDDILATFFLNLFHGGSLKAMPPKLLSTDKKNILIRPLAYVEEKDIIKYAEMRQFPIIPCNLCGSQENLQRAMLNDMLRTWDKEHPKRLHSIFGALQNVSPSQLADRELFDFEVLDSQREFDFKGESCSTEAEPENKRINMVNLGFAVE
- a CDS encoding SCP2 sterol-binding domain-containing protein; this translates as MPAFLTDDWFSTVETLTAQAGDLNLPPALANLAINLVVTDTSGNTELALDGGKILKGLSSNAKTTLNMDADTLRKVFLEFDMAAAMQAFMTGKIKVQGDMSQLMALQTAKPSQEQKDLFKKVLELTA
- a CDS encoding transglycosylase SLT domain-containing protein, coding for MHSSSSSGSRLSLNSLTFSLPLKALALTAALIPFHTINASKAYQYDAVVNNNKLTVVGVENPSTVFKDGQYLHGFGYDLARNYADSMNVELVFTTVPDDATALKLVDQGKANFAITTSSIQKIESKKLTSFSATCGDLYSLQKNGLNTQLNWVFKHADDPLTQTASGFVCQSKQTGSISQLASFYNRNVVQAESWDSIERDLTKRMPIYKASFQRTAEKYDLDWHFLAAIGYQESYLKPDSISPTGVRGIMMLTNSTAKAMGVSNRTDPAQSIQGGAKYYDLMLSKFEEVPYPDRNWYALVAYNMGPGAVDQIQKRISAQGKDPDNWVNLYSYLDSHKAQNGRYRQAVQYVTRIRSYLEYIKNTPQLVNI
- the greB gene encoding transcription elongation factor GreB translates to MKSNLITRSGHDKLVAELQHLWREERPEITKKVNWAASLGDRSENADYQYNKQILRKIDRRVRYLGKRLEELRIVDFAPEQEGKVFFGAWVEIENEQGEQKQLRIVGVDEIYDHHPQHISIDSPMARALLSKQVDDEIEVITPSGKKTWYINAIRYEKPEITL
- a CDS encoding LysR family transcriptional regulator, producing MDKLDCINTFISVVEHGNFSSASRNLGITRDQVAKRICYLETLFDSVLFIRNTRNMSLTHSGEKFYQHSKVIMSEFEWATSDFTYDQEFPGGVLRINAPLSFQQTYLSEIISNFMTLYPLIKIDLFLSDKVIDINEENYDISLRISQKNTNEPHVHLFSIHHKYFYATKNYFKNHGKPKTLEELKQHNLLLYSQTKLNNKIILTKNKKEESFYCTPQLICNSGSFLLELCKRNQGIIYLPSFLVEKEEILDNISRCLEDYHSPPLHFYAITSSKKRPPRTLKLFLDHLKKFLPNTSSIST
- a CDS encoding hydrolase yields the protein MNKSLLEQLSPTNCQIIFIDQQPQMAFGVQSIDRQTLKNNVVGLAKAAKVFDIPTTITTVETESFSGHTYPELLDVFPNAPLLERTSMNSWDDQKVRDALAKNGRKKVIVSGLWTEVCNITFSFGAMLEGDYEIYMVADASGGTSKEAHDYAMQRMIQAGVIPVTWQQVLLEWQRDWAKRETYDAVMDIVREHSGAYGMGVDYAYTMVHKATERTKNQHEVLAPVPAK
- a CDS encoding amidohydrolase yields the protein MTDVQLILKNGKITTLDPQKPEVEAIAMADGKIVAIGDEHSIMKLAKDSTKIVSLNGRRVIPGLNDSHLHIIRGGLNYNMELRWEGVPSITDALNLLKQQADNTPAPQWVRVVGGWTEFQFVEKRLPTLAEINKAAPDTPVFILHLYASAMLNRAALAVLGFNKDTPDPPGGRIERDEKGEPTGLLLATPSAAILYSTLGKAPKLPVEDQVNSTRHFMRELNRLGLTSAIDAGGGGQNYPEDYDVIRELHEKDQMTVRIAYNLFAQNAGAELEDYKKWTEMTFPGDGDSLLMMNGAGENLTWSAGDFEDFYEPRPDLPEKMEGELEAIVEHLSDKKWPFRIHATYDESIARLLDVFERVNGKKPFETRFIIDHAETVSEKNIERIGALGGGIAIQHRMAYQGEIFVQRYGAEAAKDTPPVKKMLELGVPVGAGTDATRVASYNPWVCLAWLTTGKTVGGLPLYDEKDLLDRQTALKLWTKGSAWFSGEQSQKGALVTGEHADLVVLSDDYFAVEGDEIQFIESVMTIMNGKVVYAGAEFKQEDPPLPPASPEWSPVKRFGGQWRKSENRNAPSLQPLQSGSCACSSSCGMHAHSHAWMLDIPVNDKDKKAFWGALGCSCFAF